One stretch of Vicinamibacterales bacterium DNA includes these proteins:
- the ftsE gene encoding cell division ATP-binding protein FtsE: protein MIQTQGLGKVYGRGMHALRDLNLKIDKGEFVFLTGPSGAGKSTLLRLLLLQERPTDGEVIVAGRNLSRLTRNEVQAYRRTVGFVFQDFKLIPTKTVFENVSFALRVLGLPVEHQRRRTYQVLKWVGLQHRLNARPEELSGGEQQRVAIARALVNEPHLVLADEPTGNLDPDLSLEIMNLFRDINAGGTTVVVATHDRELIKWVGRRVVQLEHGKLAGLPEVPQ from the coding sequence GTGATCCAGACGCAGGGGCTCGGCAAGGTCTACGGCCGCGGGATGCACGCCCTTCGCGACCTCAACCTCAAGATCGACAAGGGCGAGTTCGTGTTCCTGACCGGCCCGAGCGGCGCCGGCAAGAGCACCCTGTTGCGCTTGTTGCTGCTGCAGGAGCGGCCCACCGACGGTGAGGTGATCGTCGCCGGCCGCAACCTCTCGCGACTGACCCGCAACGAGGTGCAGGCCTACCGGCGCACCGTCGGGTTCGTCTTCCAGGATTTCAAGCTGATCCCCACCAAGACCGTGTTCGAGAACGTGTCGTTCGCGCTGCGGGTGCTCGGCCTGCCGGTGGAGCACCAGCGCCGCCGGACCTATCAGGTGCTGAAGTGGGTGGGGTTGCAGCACCGCCTGAACGCCCGGCCGGAAGAACTGTCGGGCGGCGAGCAGCAGCGGGTGGCGATCGCGCGCGCGCTGGTCAACGAGCCGCACCTCGTGCTCGCCGACGAGCCCACGGGCAACCTCGACCCGGACCTGTCGCTCGAGATCATGAACCTGTTCCGCGACATCAACGCCGGCGGCACCACGGTCGTGGTCGCGACGCACGATCGCGAGTTGATCAAGTGGGTGGGCCGGCGGGTCGTGCAACTCGAACACGGCAAGCTGGCCGGCCTCCCGGAGGTGCCGCAATGA
- a CDS encoding energy transducer TonB, whose protein sequence is MAESIPTRPKDDSRTASLHLTDRPVEPRFSFEGRRPGFGVGASMAAHLAFGLIILLALRFAPQPNAAEFLPDAPVNDIVWLAVPGPGGGGGGGGNKAPEPPRKAELPGKDKITVPVQKTPTPAPDPPKVDPPPAELLIPAQTLASAEQTLPGVIQSVPTTTESQGAGSGGGAGTGTGQGVGSGQGSGLGAGFGGGTGGGAYRPGAGISLPVVLREVKPAYTADAMRAKVQGSVWLECIVMPDGSVGEVKVTRSLDPIFGLDQEAIKAAKMWKFRPGMRQGEPVPVIITIELTFTLR, encoded by the coding sequence ATGGCCGAGTCCATACCCACGCGTCCCAAAGACGACTCGCGAACGGCGTCCCTGCACCTGACGGACCGACCGGTTGAACCGCGTTTTTCGTTCGAAGGGCGCCGGCCGGGCTTTGGCGTCGGCGCCTCCATGGCCGCGCACCTGGCCTTTGGGCTGATCATCCTGCTGGCCCTCCGGTTTGCGCCGCAACCCAACGCCGCGGAGTTCCTGCCCGACGCGCCCGTCAACGACATCGTCTGGCTGGCGGTCCCCGGACCGGGCGGCGGTGGCGGCGGTGGCGGCAACAAGGCCCCGGAGCCTCCCCGCAAGGCGGAACTGCCCGGCAAGGACAAGATCACCGTCCCGGTCCAGAAGACCCCGACCCCGGCGCCGGACCCACCCAAAGTGGACCCGCCGCCGGCCGAACTCCTGATTCCCGCCCAGACCCTCGCGTCTGCGGAACAAACTCTTCCAGGCGTCATTCAGAGCGTGCCCACCACGACCGAGTCGCAGGGCGCCGGCTCTGGTGGCGGAGCCGGCACGGGCACCGGGCAAGGCGTCGGGTCGGGTCAGGGGTCGGGCCTCGGCGCCGGCTTCGGCGGCGGCACCGGCGGCGGTGCCTATCGGCCAGGGGCCGGCATTTCCTTGCCCGTGGTGCTGCGCGAAGTGAAGCCGGCGTATACCGCCGACGCCATGCGCGCCAAGGTCCAGGGCTCGGTCTGGCTCGAATGCATCGTCATGCCCGACGGTTCGGTCGGCGAGGTGAAGGTGACCCGGTCGCTCGACCCGATCTTCGGCCTCGATCAGGAAGCGATCAAGGCCGCCAAGATGTGGAAGTTCCGGCCTGGGATGCGCCAGGGCGAGCCGGTCCCGGTGATCATCACGATTGAGCTGACCTTCACCCTGCGCTGA
- a CDS encoding DUF3108 domain-containing protein — protein MWFRAAGLYLVAAVVLTWPLATQLTTHLGALEGAGDPFLNLWILGWGMKAWLADPSAVLSGRVFDANIFHPASGSLTFSDHMLLQSLVVAPVYAVGGSLALCYNLLLIGSIAISGLAMHALVKGVTGSTPAAFVAGLAWACWPYRSAHLLHLQLQSLYFLPLALLALYRLAAARRKVDAALLGAMAALQAVSSVYYGVMTALAIATGAVAVAWSTGQWRGRRWWARMVLAAIVGAVLVVPVVWPYWQSQQREGFGRNLFEAAAHAASLQSYTQVPPDNLVYGRTGVLAPRAPAPGARDRRHVEHQMFPGFVLLGLAAFGLWRGWRSDARPVVVSAAVLVVVGLVLSLGPEGIRPLYAWVADHVFGFQAIRAPARFAVIAMLGLCVLAGVGVSQARLKTGVVALITAVMCLEYVNAPLAFVAAPPASTATGRWLAEHGDPGAVLYLPLTLDRENSPFMVESLEHGRPIVNGYSGQRPSFYPSLVDAFAEPAAADARATLKELDARFVVSPTELAGAGGAASPFVERARFDDRVIYEVAWTAESEAALDEVSMAEAPAPGPAPFAVGETAAYDVQWLNGPLDLTAGRITLRVVAPDAEDRGAAGELPAWVFEVSVDTAPWVSRFFEAHDRFRTSADAQLKPLLHRRYLREGRRAVDRIYAYDHAGRRVRSGDSPAAARDPGALSLPLPPGARDALTALWYVRTMPVAPGYALAMPLNEAGRSLALTVSVPVREAVVIDGASVPALRLEPRFSARVQRRQPIESTIWLSDDARRVPLMVEVAAGFGRVRLKLVDYRP, from the coding sequence ATGTGGTTCCGAGCGGCGGGACTGTACCTCGTCGCCGCGGTGGTGCTGACGTGGCCCCTCGCGACCCAGCTCACCACGCATCTCGGCGCGCTTGAAGGCGCCGGCGATCCGTTCCTCAACCTGTGGATTCTCGGCTGGGGGATGAAGGCCTGGCTCGCCGATCCGTCGGCGGTCCTCTCGGGCCGTGTCTTCGACGCCAACATCTTCCATCCCGCGTCAGGGTCGCTGACCTTCTCCGACCACATGCTGCTGCAGTCGTTGGTCGTGGCGCCGGTCTACGCAGTGGGCGGGAGCCTCGCCCTCTGCTACAACCTGCTGCTGATCGGCTCGATCGCGATCAGCGGACTGGCGATGCACGCGCTCGTCAAGGGCGTGACCGGATCGACGCCGGCCGCGTTTGTGGCCGGCCTGGCGTGGGCCTGCTGGCCATACCGGTCGGCCCACTTGCTGCACCTGCAATTGCAGTCGCTGTATTTCCTCCCGCTCGCGTTGCTGGCGTTGTACCGCCTCGCCGCCGCCCGCCGCAAGGTGGACGCCGCGCTGCTCGGGGCGATGGCCGCACTGCAAGCCGTGTCGTCGGTGTACTACGGCGTGATGACGGCGCTCGCGATCGCGACGGGGGCCGTCGCCGTGGCGTGGTCAACGGGGCAGTGGCGCGGCCGGCGGTGGTGGGCGCGGATGGTGCTGGCCGCGATCGTCGGCGCGGTGCTCGTCGTGCCCGTGGTGTGGCCGTACTGGCAATCGCAGCAGCGCGAGGGCTTCGGCCGGAACCTGTTCGAGGCCGCCGCGCATGCCGCATCGCTCCAGAGCTACACGCAGGTGCCGCCCGACAACCTGGTCTACGGGCGCACGGGCGTGCTGGCGCCTCGGGCGCCGGCGCCGGGCGCGCGAGACCGGCGGCACGTCGAACACCAGATGTTCCCGGGATTCGTGTTGCTCGGGCTGGCGGCGTTTGGCCTGTGGCGCGGCTGGCGCAGTGACGCGCGGCCCGTGGTGGTGTCGGCCGCGGTGCTGGTCGTGGTGGGCCTGGTGCTGTCGCTCGGGCCCGAGGGCATCCGCCCGCTCTACGCCTGGGTGGCGGATCACGTCTTCGGGTTCCAGGCCATTCGCGCGCCGGCGCGTTTTGCCGTCATCGCGATGCTCGGGCTGTGCGTGCTGGCCGGCGTCGGGGTTTCGCAAGCGCGCCTCAAGACCGGCGTCGTCGCGCTCATCACGGCGGTGATGTGCCTCGAGTATGTCAATGCGCCCCTCGCGTTCGTGGCGGCACCGCCGGCGTCAACAGCGACGGGGCGTTGGCTGGCGGAGCACGGCGACCCCGGGGCGGTCTTGTACCTGCCGTTGACGCTGGATCGCGAGAACTCCCCGTTCATGGTGGAGTCGCTCGAGCACGGGCGGCCCATCGTCAACGGCTACAGCGGGCAGCGGCCGTCGTTCTATCCCTCGCTCGTCGATGCGTTCGCCGAACCGGCCGCCGCGGATGCGCGGGCGACGCTGAAAGAACTGGACGCGCGGTTCGTGGTGAGCCCCACGGAACTGGCTGGCGCGGGCGGCGCGGCGTCGCCGTTCGTCGAACGGGCCAGGTTCGACGACCGCGTGATTTACGAGGTGGCGTGGACGGCGGAGAGCGAAGCCGCGCTGGACGAGGTGTCGATGGCGGAAGCGCCGGCGCCCGGGCCGGCGCCGTTCGCGGTGGGCGAGACCGCGGCCTACGACGTGCAATGGCTCAACGGTCCGTTGGACCTGACCGCCGGCCGCATCACGCTTCGCGTGGTGGCGCCGGACGCCGAGGACCGCGGAGCGGCGGGGGAGTTGCCGGCGTGGGTGTTCGAGGTGTCGGTTGACACCGCGCCTTGGGTATCACGGTTCTTCGAGGCGCACGACCGCTTCCGGACCTCGGCCGACGCGCAACTGAAGCCGTTGCTGCACCGGCGGTACCTCCGGGAGGGCCGGCGCGCCGTGGACCGGATCTACGCCTACGACCATGCCGGCCGGCGTGTCCGATCCGGCGACAGCCCCGCGGCGGCGCGCGACCCGGGCGCGCTGTCGCTGCCGCTGCCGCCCGGCGCGCGGGACGCGCTGACGGCGCTGTGGTACGTGCGCACGATGCCGGTGGCGCCGGGATACGCCCTGGCCATGCCCCTCAACGAAGCCGGCCGGAGCCTGGCCCTGACGGTGTCGGTGCCGGTCCGGGAGGCGGTCGTGATTGACGGCGCCAGCGTTCCCGCGTTGCGGCTCGAGCCGCGATTCTCGGCGCGGGTGCAGCGGCGCCAACCGATCGAGTCCACCATCTGGCTGAGCGATGACGCGCGACGGGTGCCGCTGATGGTGGAGGTCGCGGCCGGATTCGGCCGCGTGCGACTGAAGCTAGTAGACTACCGTCCGTGA
- a CDS encoding DUF4147 domain-containing protein has product MVRAGVDAVSAARVVERAMADPSLAEVLTGRSLHVVAVGKAASAMAAAFGAVPQLSVQHAVAIGTHADNGLPANVEWIESGHPFPDARSERAGRRALALAQGVHSGEVLVILLSGGASALMAAPVEGITLDDKISTTRLMMNAGADIHALNTVRRHLSNVKGGRLAAACAGTTITLALSDVVGDDLNAIGSGPGVADSTTWSDAAAALERFGGGDHLDSVRAVIRRGLAGELPDTPKAGHPSLARATARVIGGRMDALAGARDAAVARGYEVAVIDEPIVGEARAAGPAWLDRARGLARGGRQPLCVISGGETIVRVTGAGTGGRNLEFVLSIAEALQALPGTYAAASIGTDGIDGTSGVAGAMVDSTTMTRAAAAGLPPPGAVLAANDSFSFFAPLDDLIRLGRTNTNVGDLQVIVIHEP; this is encoded by the coding sequence ATTGTCCGCGCCGGCGTCGACGCGGTCAGCGCCGCGCGTGTCGTCGAACGAGCCATGGCCGATCCGTCACTGGCCGAGGTGCTGACCGGGCGATCGCTGCACGTGGTGGCCGTGGGCAAGGCGGCCTCGGCGATGGCGGCCGCCTTTGGAGCGGTGCCGCAGCTGTCCGTTCAACACGCGGTGGCCATCGGCACCCACGCCGACAACGGGCTGCCCGCCAACGTCGAGTGGATCGAGTCGGGTCACCCGTTTCCGGACGCGCGAAGCGAACGGGCGGGCCGGCGCGCGCTGGCACTCGCCCAGGGCGTGCACTCGGGCGAGGTGCTGGTAATCCTGTTGTCGGGTGGGGCGTCGGCGCTGATGGCCGCGCCCGTTGAGGGCATCACCCTGGACGACAAGATCAGCACGACCCGCCTGATGATGAACGCCGGCGCCGACATCCACGCGCTGAACACCGTGCGGCGGCATTTGTCGAACGTCAAGGGCGGCCGCCTGGCGGCCGCCTGTGCCGGCACGACCATCACGCTCGCGCTGTCGGATGTCGTCGGCGACGATCTCAATGCGATCGGCTCCGGCCCCGGGGTCGCCGACAGCACCACCTGGAGCGATGCGGCCGCCGCGCTCGAGCGGTTCGGCGGCGGCGATCACCTCGACTCGGTTCGGGCCGTGATTCGCCGCGGGTTGGCGGGCGAGCTGCCCGATACACCCAAGGCCGGCCATCCCTCGCTCGCCCGCGCGACGGCGCGGGTGATCGGCGGCCGGATGGACGCCCTGGCCGGCGCGCGTGACGCCGCGGTGGCGCGGGGGTATGAGGTGGCGGTCATCGACGAACCCATCGTGGGGGAGGCGAGAGCGGCCGGACCGGCCTGGCTCGATCGGGCCCGCGGCCTGGCGCGCGGCGGGCGCCAGCCGCTGTGCGTGATTTCCGGTGGCGAGACCATCGTCCGCGTGACCGGCGCCGGCACCGGTGGCCGCAATCTCGAGTTCGTGCTGTCGATTGCCGAAGCGCTGCAGGCGCTGCCCGGCACGTATGCGGCGGCCAGTATCGGCACCGACGGCATCGACGGCACCTCCGGCGTCGCCGGCGCCATGGTCGATTCCACCACCATGACCCGGGCGGCCGCGGCCGGCCTCCCGCCGCCGGGCGCCGTGCTCGCGGCGAACGATTCGTTTTCGTTTTTCGCGCCCCTCGATGATCTGATTCGGCTGGGGCGCACCAATACCAATGTCGGTGACTTACAAGTGATCGTGATCCATGAACCGTGA
- a CDS encoding ABC transporter permease, giving the protein MTVIGYAFEEAFASLRRAGRSAAISIGTIAIAFATLGGFLLASVNVQRSLDRWLESAEVSVYLYDDLSDELRARLEQYLREQPAVAAVEYVSKARALERFRADFPELLDVASSLAENPFPAAFEVRLRTESAGGPAVDDLTTGLGGRDGVADVRYDRRWLARLVGIVTTARIAGAVVAAVLMLGAAFTVAAVVRLSLHARRDEVDIMQLVGAPFSYIRGPFIVEGLLLGGAGAAVALALIGLLYSATTRWLGPDLAGLAGAGPLQFLGVRESVVMILGGLGVGATAGTVASRSAK; this is encoded by the coding sequence ATGACGGTGATCGGCTACGCCTTCGAGGAAGCGTTCGCCAGCCTGCGCCGTGCCGGCCGCTCGGCGGCGATCTCGATTGGCACCATTGCCATTGCCTTCGCCACTCTCGGCGGGTTCCTTCTGGCGTCGGTCAACGTGCAACGGTCGCTCGATCGGTGGCTGGAGTCCGCCGAGGTCTCGGTGTATCTCTACGACGATCTGTCGGACGAACTGCGCGCCCGCCTCGAGCAATACCTCCGGGAGCAGCCGGCCGTGGCCGCGGTCGAGTACGTGTCCAAGGCGCGCGCGCTCGAGCGGTTCCGCGCCGATTTCCCCGAGCTCCTCGACGTGGCCTCGTCGTTGGCGGAGAACCCGTTCCCGGCGGCGTTCGAGGTTCGCCTCCGGACCGAGTCCGCGGGCGGTCCGGCGGTGGACGACCTGACCACCGGCCTCGGCGGCCGCGACGGCGTGGCCGATGTTCGCTACGATCGCCGCTGGCTGGCCCGGCTCGTGGGCATTGTCACCACGGCGCGGATCGCGGGCGCGGTGGTCGCCGCCGTGCTGATGCTGGGCGCCGCCTTCACGGTGGCGGCAGTGGTGCGGCTCTCCCTGCATGCCCGCCGCGATGAGGTCGACATCATGCAGTTGGTCGGCGCGCCCTTCAGCTACATCCGCGGCCCCTTCATCGTGGAAGGGTTGTTGCTCGGCGGCGCCGGTGCGGCGGTGGCGCTGGCGCTGATCGGCCTGCTGTACTCCGCGACCACCCGGTGGCTGGGCCCGGATCTCGCCGGTCTGGCCGGGGCAGGGCCCCTGCAGTTCCTCGGCGTGAGGGAGTCGGTCGTGATGATCCTGGGCGGGCTGGGGGTAGGGGCCACCGCCGGCACCGTGGCGTCTCGCTCCGCCAAATGA
- the tatA gene encoding twin-arginine translocase TatA/TatE family subunit codes for MDVVALFGPIGMPEMLIILAIVILIFGANRLPELGKGIGAGIKNFKSSMKDGSSQEK; via the coding sequence ATGGACGTGGTTGCCCTGTTCGGGCCCATCGGAATGCCGGAAATGCTCATCATTCTGGCGATTGTGATTCTCATTTTCGGCGCGAATCGCCTGCCGGAGCTCGGCAAGGGTATTGGCGCCGGCATCAAGAACTTCAAGAGTTCCATGAAGGACGGCTCCTCCCAAGAGAAGTAG
- the selB gene encoding selenocysteine-specific translation elongation factor, whose protein sequence is MTNLVVGTAGHIDHGKSTLVRALTGIDPDRLKEEKARGITIELGFAHTTIGETRVAFVDVPGHERFVRTMLAGVGGIDCVLLIVASDESVMPQTREHFDICRLLRIPRGIVVLTKSDAADAETRALVRQDVADLVTGSFLESAAVVEVSAETGAGLDALRAAIAAQAALVGRRPVDSAVRLPIDRAFTMKGFGTVITGTLVSGRIGMDEELVMLPAGRPVKVRGIQVHGAQATAALAGQRTAINLGGIEVAEVGRGETLATPGMLSVTRRVDAVVDLLESSKPLKHGARVRLHHGTAEVLGRVSIAGAADGEVKPGGRAFVRMRLEGAAVLTRGDRFIIRAYSPSITIGGGVVLDPAPTRPGVRSADGLDSLVKLDLGRAGDEAEAVAVMVTAAGLPGIPRDALMSRAGVPPARVPAMLDALAARGVVTAGERVVATRHLVRAAEALVKLVTAFHRAHPLSDGLPREEAREKVSARAEAAVFERIVDDLKKAKTLAGTDRLALATHKVAVTGEDARVKAAILAAYQAAGLKPPDAAAVQAAAGAPAAVVDKMTALLIREKALVRLDTLTFHADALQVLKDEIRALKVGTPDGKATVDVTAFKDKYGISRKFAIPLLEYLDRERVTRRTGDARLVI, encoded by the coding sequence ATGACCAACCTCGTTGTCGGCACGGCCGGCCACATCGATCACGGCAAGAGCACGCTGGTCCGCGCGCTCACCGGGATCGATCCCGACCGGTTGAAGGAAGAGAAGGCCCGCGGCATCACCATCGAACTCGGGTTCGCCCACACCACGATTGGCGAGACGCGCGTGGCGTTTGTCGACGTCCCCGGCCACGAGCGGTTCGTGCGGACGATGCTCGCCGGTGTCGGGGGGATCGACTGCGTGCTGTTGATCGTGGCGTCGGACGAGTCGGTAATGCCGCAGACGCGCGAGCACTTCGACATCTGCCGCCTGCTGCGCATCCCGCGCGGCATCGTCGTGCTGACCAAGTCGGACGCCGCCGACGCCGAGACGCGCGCCCTGGTCCGCCAGGACGTCGCCGATCTCGTCACGGGTTCGTTTCTCGAATCCGCGGCGGTGGTTGAGGTCTCGGCGGAGACGGGTGCGGGGCTGGATGCGCTGCGCGCCGCCATCGCGGCGCAGGCGGCGCTGGTCGGCCGCCGGCCCGTTGACAGCGCCGTGCGGCTGCCGATCGATCGGGCGTTCACGATGAAGGGTTTCGGCACGGTGATCACCGGCACGCTGGTGTCGGGCCGCATCGGCATGGACGAGGAGCTCGTGATGCTGCCGGCCGGGCGCCCGGTGAAGGTCCGTGGCATCCAGGTGCACGGCGCACAGGCCACCGCGGCGCTGGCCGGCCAGCGGACCGCGATCAACCTGGGCGGCATCGAGGTGGCCGAGGTCGGCCGCGGCGAGACGCTCGCCACGCCGGGCATGCTGAGCGTGACGCGGCGCGTCGACGCGGTGGTCGATCTGCTCGAGTCCAGCAAGCCGCTCAAGCATGGGGCGCGCGTGCGCCTCCACCACGGCACCGCGGAAGTGCTGGGCCGCGTCTCGATTGCCGGCGCCGCGGACGGCGAAGTGAAGCCGGGCGGCCGCGCCTTCGTGCGGATGCGGCTCGAAGGGGCCGCCGTGCTGACGCGCGGCGATCGCTTCATCATCCGCGCCTACTCGCCGTCGATCACAATTGGTGGCGGCGTCGTGCTCGACCCGGCGCCGACCCGGCCCGGCGTGCGCAGTGCCGACGGGCTCGACAGCCTCGTGAAGCTGGACCTCGGCCGGGCCGGCGATGAAGCCGAGGCGGTGGCGGTCATGGTGACCGCGGCCGGCCTTCCGGGCATCCCGCGCGACGCGCTGATGTCGCGGGCGGGCGTGCCGCCGGCGCGCGTGCCGGCGATGCTCGATGCCCTGGCCGCGCGCGGCGTGGTCACGGCGGGGGAGCGCGTGGTGGCGACCCGCCACCTGGTTCGCGCGGCGGAGGCGCTGGTGAAACTGGTCACGGCGTTCCATCGCGCCCATCCCCTCAGTGACGGCCTGCCGCGCGAAGAGGCCCGCGAGAAGGTGTCGGCGCGCGCCGAGGCCGCGGTGTTCGAGCGCATTGTCGATGACCTGAAGAAGGCGAAGACGCTGGCGGGCACCGATCGCCTGGCGCTGGCCACGCACAAGGTGGCGGTCACGGGTGAAGACGCCCGCGTCAAGGCCGCGATCCTGGCGGCCTACCAGGCGGCCGGCTTGAAGCCGCCGGATGCCGCCGCCGTTCAGGCCGCGGCCGGCGCTCCGGCCGCCGTCGTGGACAAGATGACGGCGTTGTTGATTCGTGAGAAGGCGCTCGTCCGCCTCGACACCCTGACGTTCCATGCCGATGCGCTGCAGGTGTTGAAGGACGAGATCCGGGCGCTCAAGGTGGGGACGCCGGACGGCAAGGCCACCGTGGATGTGACGGCCTTCAAGGACAAGTACGGAATTTCGAGAAAATTTGCGATCCCGCTGCTGGAGTATCTCGACCGCGAGCGCGTGACAAGGCGAACGGGTGACGCCCGCCTCGTCATCTAG
- the rnr gene encoding ribonuclease R, giving the protein MNREDLLRQMRARVPHPATARELFSVLRIGKDDRVLVKRLLRHLVADGELVLVRGKLYGLPDRMDLVVGKLDGHSSGIGFVAPERPIEGLTRDIVVAAHNLQEAMHGDRVVVRIERYREDGRAEGKIVQVLERASSSIVGRFDLDATGLAFVVPFDKRLTAEVQIPRDESMDAQAGQMVTVTITRWPTPTRGPAGRITEILGDINDPGVDTEIILRKHNIPDEHGAEAVAEAKRIGGAVRDKDLAGRTDFRDRTVVTIDGEHARDFDDAISIERLPNGHYWLGVHIADVAHYVRDGSALDGEAYQRSTSVYFPERAIHMFPSELSTGLCSLNPHVDRLVQSCLMEVTGNGEVVRHEMHDGIIRSDARMTYTAVNAILTDRDPAVIAKYQPLVPMFELMRGLFEILNGRRRRRGSVDFDLPEAQVVLDEDGFIADIIASERNVAHRLIEEFMLLANETVAGHLESHGMPALFRIHEKPDPLKVLQFEEFVSAFGFSLGASEGHVTPMHFQKLVDKIRGNPAERPIAFLMLRTMQKARYDPANVGHFGLAAETYTHFTSPIRRYPDLVVHRLLRELRHTKVNDERRAELEEDLPEVGRHTSEMEKRAAEAEREILQWKKVRFMADKVGDVFDGYITGVAAFGMFVELVDHYVEGMVHVSTMADDYYRFIEQSHALFGENSRKMYRLGDRVRVQIVRVDMERRQIDLGLEDVLAKVRKDERGRGPARSSARPKKDQRKGTPEERRRRKAQRPGKGERKAKKRR; this is encoded by the coding sequence ATGAACCGTGAAGACCTCCTCCGCCAGATGCGGGCCCGCGTGCCCCATCCGGCCACCGCGCGCGAATTGTTCAGCGTGCTCCGCATTGGCAAGGACGACCGTGTCCTCGTCAAGCGCCTGCTGCGCCATCTCGTCGCCGACGGCGAGCTGGTCCTCGTCCGGGGCAAGCTGTACGGCCTGCCCGATCGCATGGACCTGGTGGTCGGCAAACTCGACGGGCATTCGTCCGGCATCGGCTTTGTCGCGCCCGAGCGGCCGATCGAGGGCCTGACTCGCGATATCGTCGTCGCCGCTCACAACCTGCAGGAGGCGATGCATGGCGACCGCGTGGTCGTCCGCATTGAACGCTATCGCGAGGATGGCCGCGCCGAGGGCAAGATTGTCCAGGTGCTCGAGCGCGCCTCGAGCAGCATTGTCGGCCGCTTCGACCTCGACGCCACCGGCCTGGCGTTTGTGGTCCCGTTCGACAAGCGGCTGACGGCAGAGGTGCAGATTCCCCGCGACGAGTCGATGGACGCGCAGGCCGGGCAGATGGTCACCGTCACCATCACGCGCTGGCCGACGCCGACCCGCGGCCCCGCCGGACGCATCACCGAGATCCTCGGCGACATCAACGATCCTGGTGTGGACACCGAGATCATCCTCCGCAAGCACAACATCCCGGATGAACACGGCGCGGAGGCCGTCGCGGAAGCCAAGCGCATCGGCGGCGCGGTCCGCGACAAGGACCTGGCCGGCCGCACCGATTTCCGCGACCGCACGGTGGTGACCATCGACGGCGAGCACGCGCGCGACTTCGACGACGCGATCTCGATCGAGCGGCTGCCGAACGGCCACTACTGGCTGGGCGTGCACATTGCCGACGTGGCGCACTACGTGCGTGACGGCAGCGCGCTTGACGGCGAGGCCTACCAACGCAGCACCTCCGTGTATTTTCCGGAGCGCGCCATCCACATGTTCCCGTCGGAGCTGTCCACGGGACTGTGCAGCCTGAACCCGCACGTCGATCGCCTGGTGCAGTCGTGCCTCATGGAGGTCACCGGCAACGGTGAGGTCGTGCGGCACGAGATGCACGACGGCATCATCCGCAGCGACGCGCGGATGACCTACACCGCCGTGAACGCCATCCTCACGGATCGCGACCCGGCGGTGATCGCCAAGTACCAGCCGCTGGTGCCGATGTTCGAGCTGATGCGCGGGCTGTTCGAGATTCTCAATGGCCGCCGCCGCCGGCGCGGGTCGGTGGACTTCGACCTGCCCGAGGCGCAGGTGGTGCTGGACGAAGACGGCTTCATTGCCGACATCATCGCCTCGGAGCGCAACGTCGCGCACCGCCTGATCGAGGAGTTCATGTTGCTGGCCAACGAAACCGTGGCCGGGCACCTCGAGTCACACGGCATGCCGGCCCTCTTCCGCATCCACGAGAAGCCGGACCCGCTCAAGGTCCTGCAGTTCGAGGAGTTCGTCAGCGCGTTCGGGTTCAGCCTCGGCGCCTCCGAAGGGCACGTGACGCCGATGCACTTCCAGAAGCTGGTGGACAAGATTCGCGGCAACCCGGCCGAGCGCCCGATCGCGTTCCTGATGCTGCGCACCATGCAGAAGGCGCGCTACGACCCGGCCAACGTCGGGCACTTCGGCCTCGCCGCCGAAACCTACACGCACTTCACGTCGCCGATTCGCCGCTATCCGGACCTCGTCGTCCATCGCCTGCTGCGCGAGCTGCGGCACACCAAGGTCAACGACGAGCGGCGGGCGGAGCTGGAGGAAGACCTGCCGGAAGTCGGCCGTCACACCTCGGAGATGGAGAAGCGCGCCGCCGAAGCTGAGCGCGAGATCCTGCAGTGGAAGAAGGTCCGCTTCATGGCCGACAAGGTCGGCGACGTCTTCGACGGCTACATCACCGGGGTGGCGGCGTTCGGGATGTTCGTCGAACTGGTCGATCACTACGTGGAAGGCATGGTCCACGTCAGCACGATGGCCGACGATTACTACCGGTTCATCGAGCAGTCGCACGCGCTGTTCGGCGAGAACAGCCGGAAGATGTACCGGCTGGGCGACCGGGTCCGCGTCCAGATCGTGCGCGTCGACATGGAGCGGCGGCAGATCGACCTCGGCCTGGAAGACGTGCTCGCGAAAGTCCGCAAGGACGAGCGCGGCCGCGGCCCGGCGCGCAGTTCGGCCCGGCCGAAGAAGGACCAGCGCAAGGGGACCCCCGAAGAGCGCCGCCGGCGCAAGGCGCAGCGGCCCGGCAAAGGCGAGCGCAAGGCCAAGAAGCGGCGATGA